A window of Micromonospora sp. WMMC415 genomic DNA:
GCTCCTGCCGTACACGGCGACGGCCCGCTGAGAGGAGGCACGGACATGAAGATCATCCTCACTCAGGAAGTGTCCGGCCTCGGCACCCCGGGCGACATCGTGGAGGTCAAGGACGGCTACGGCCGCAACTACCTGCTGCCGCAGGGCTTCGCGATCGCCTGGACCAAGGGCGCGGAGAAGCAGGTCACGCTCATCAAGCGGGCCCGGTCGGCCCGTGAGATCCGCGACCTCGGCCACGCCAACGAGGTCAAGGGCCAGCTGGAGGGCCTGAAGGTCACCCTGAAGGCCCGCGCCGGCGACGGCGGCCGGCTCTTCGGCTCGGTCACCCCGACCGAGGTCGTCGACGCCGTCAAGGCCGCCGGTGGCCCGACGCTCGACCGCCGCCGGCTGGAGCTGCCCGGTCACATCAAGTCGACCGGCTCCTACCCGGTGAAGATCAAGCTGCACCCCGAGGTGACCGCCACGTTCAACCTCACGGTTGCCCAGGGCTGACGCCTCACCAGCACCACGACAGGGCCCGCGCCGACCGGCGCGGGCCCTGTCCCGTCCCGGGCACCAGCGGGCGACGGAACAGGGAAGCGGGTCCGGCACGGCGTGCGCCGGACGGCGTCCGTCAGCCGATCGGCTGGCCGGTGACCGCGCTGATCATCACCGTCGACAGACCCCCGCCGACGACCGCGGCCGCCAACGCCACGGTGGCCGCACGCCAGGTCGTCCCGACCCGACGCAGCAGCACCGCCACGACGAGACTGCTGGCCAACGCCAACCCGAACCGCGGCAGGCCCTCCACGAGCGAACCGAGCGCCCGCGACCGCGGCGAGTCGCACCCCCCGCCGCTGATGTCCGTCACACACCCCGGCGGGGCCGAGCCGTCCAGCGTCAGCAGCCACACGAAGATCACCATGGCCGGCAGGAGATAGCACGCCGCCGTGTAGAGCAGCGGCCGAAGTGGCCCACCCGGATCCGGATCGAGCAGGTCGTCCTCGAGACGGCGCGCCCACGGACCCGTACCCGCCGTCTCGATCCGGCGCCGTACCGCCGCCATCGCGGACGCGGAACCGGGCGGCGGATCGACCCGCCGCCGGGGTGCGGTACGCGGCCGGGGAGCCGTGTACGCCACGACCGGCGAGCGCGGAGCCGACGGCGGGGCGTCCATCCACCGGGGGTCGTCCCCGGCCAACCGGGTGCCCGACCAGAAACCCTCCTCCCGGTCGTCCCTCGCCCACGACCAACCACCGGTGCCGCCGTCCGAGCGGGGCACCTCCGTCCGGTCCCAGCGCGGCTCGGCGTACCGGTCCCACTGGCCCGTGCTGTCCGGCTGCTGCCACTGGGCCGTGTCGTCCGGCTGCTGCCACCGGCCCGGGGTGTCGGCGCGGCCCCAGCGGTCGACCTCGTCAGCCGGCTGCCATGCGTGCACGCCGGACGCGTCCCACGGGTCGACGGCGGGCCGGTACGACGACTCCGGCTCCGCCGCGCGCCGCGCCTCCCGATCCCAGGGATCCACCGGCGGCGTGGTGGCCGACCGGCGGCTCCGCCCGCCGGGTCGCTCCGTCGACCAGGTCGGCCCCGGCTCAGCCGGCTCCTCCGCCTCGTCGATCCCGGACCACACCACCTGGGGTCGGCGGGATGTGGCGCGCCTCGGCCGCGCCTGCGGGCCCACGTCGGACACCGGCTCGTCGTCCGCCCGCCGGCTCCCCACGTACCCCTGATCCTGTGGACGGTCGAAGGTCCACTCCCGGGTGTGGTCGGAGTCCGGCCCGGCGCCGATCGCGGGCGTCTCCCGCCAGCTCGTCTCGGCGACGCGGCGCCAACCGCTCGTCGGCTCGGTGTCCCGCCAACCCCCCGACGGCCGGGGAGGGTCCTCCTCGTACCCGTCATCGTCGTCGTCCGGGGCCGCGTGCCGCCCGCCACCGTCGGCCCGCCGGACGCCGGATTCCAGGGCCCAGCGCGGCAGGTACGTGTCGACCGGCTCCTGCTGGCCACGCTCGATCGCACGGCGACGGCTCGGGGTGCGGTAGTCGCCGGAGCCGGAGGCGTAGGGGGCGACCGGCGGGTCGGCGGGATCGTCCCACCGAGCGATGGAGCGTCGCCCGCGCGGACCGTCCTCTCCGCGTCCCCAGTCCCGGTAACTCACGGCCGGAGCGTGACCCTTCTCAACCGAAAGCGCAATATCCGCTGTCCAGGTGTAGCCGATGGTGGAGATAGTACGGGACAAATGAGGCCGGAGTCTGGCCGAGATTTTGTCGTCCACAGGGTGGGGACGACGTCGCCGCAGCTCACGGCCGTATCGGGGCCGAATTCCCCAACAGTTGTCCACAGCCTGTGCACACGCTGCGCACATGCTCGTCCACCGGCGTCCACAGGTTGTCCCGAGACTCGTCCACCGGTGCTGTTGAGCGGCTCACCTCGGGTTCCGTATGGTGACCACCCGGCCCACCGCACGATGACCCCCCGATCGGCACGGCAGGTCGGAGTTGTTGTCATACCCCGGCGGTAGAGCTGGGACGAGGATCCGACGGCGTGAGGGGGGACCGTGTCGGTCACCGACGACATGCGGGCGGACCCGCGCTCCGGAGGGCAGCCGCCCGCGCCGGCGCAGCGCGACGGCCAGTTCGAGAAGACACCACCGCAGGACATCGCCGCGGAGCAGTGCGTGCTGGGCGGCATGCTGCTCTCCAAGGACGCCATCGCCGACGTCGTCGAGATCCTCAAGAGCAACGACTTCTACCGGCCGATCCACGCCACCATCTTCGACACCATCCTGGAGATCTACGGCCGGGGCGAGCCCGCCGACTCGATCACCGTGGCGGCGGCACTCGCCGACTCCGGCGACCTGGTCCGGATCGGCGGCGCGCCGTACCTGCACACCCTGATCGCCAGCGTGCCCACCGCGGCCAACGCCGCGTACTACGCGCGCATCGTCAGCGAGCGCGCCGTCCTCCGCCGGCTCGTCGAGGCCGGCACCCGCATCGTCCAGCTCGGTTACGGCACCGCCGCCGGTGGCAGCCGCGACGTCGACGACATCGTCGACCTCGCCCAGCAGGCCGTGTACGACGTCACCGAGCGACGGGTCAGCGAGGACTTCGCCGTCCTCGCCGACATGCTCCAGCCCACCCTCGACGAGATCGAGGCGGTCGGCGCCCAGGGCGGCGTCATGACCGGCGTGCCCACCGGCTTCACCGACCTGGACCGCCTGCTCAACGGCCTGCACGCCGGGCAGTTGATCATCGTGGCCGGCCGGCCGGGTCTCGGAAAGGCGCTCGCCCTCGACACCCCCCTGCCGACTCCGGACGGCTGGACCACCATGGGCGAGGTCAAGGTCGGCGACCACCTGCTGGACGCCGAGGGGCGACCGACGAGGGTGACGGCCGCGTTCGAGGTTCGGCATGACCGCCTGTGCTACGAGGTGGAGTTCTCCGACGGCAGCGTCATCGTCGCCGACGCCGAGCACCTCTGGAAGACGACCACCCGGGACGGTCGACGCTCTGCCACCGCTCCCCGCCAGCCCCACTGGTCGGCACCCGCCATCGACGGCCTGCGCGAGGCGCATCACGCCTCCACCGATGGCCAGACTCGCACCGTCGCCGAGCTCGTCGACCCGGTCGGTGCGGAGTTCGTGCACACCGCACGGCGCGTGGCGAGGAACCTTCGGCACAGCACGCGGCGCGGCGGAGGTGGTGCCGGGCGAGCGCGGTCCGCTCGCGCCTACCCAGCCCGGGAGCTGTACGGCGCGCTGCTCCATCGCGTCGGTCGTTGGCGGGAGGCGATGACCGCCGTCGAGCGGACCGACGTGGTGACCACCGCGCAGATCCGCGACACCTTGCGCACCCCGACCGCCGACCGGCGGCTGAACCACGCCGTGAAGAATGCCAAGCCCCTCCAGCTTCCCGCCCGCGACCTGCCCGTCCCGCCGTACACCCTCGGCGCCTGGCTCGGCGACGGCCACCGCGCCGGAAGCCGCGCGTTGGGGGCATTGAACAACAGGCACATCCCGCAGGAGTACCTGCGCGCCAGCGAGCAGCAGCGCCGCGCGCTGCTCGCAGGGCTGCTCGACACCCACGGCACGGTCACCCCGACGGGCGACGTCCAGTACACGACGACGTCTCAGGTGTTGGCCGAGGACGTCCATGAGCTGGTGGTCAGCCTCGGGTACCGGTGTTCGATCTCGCGAAAGCCCGTGCGTGGGCGTACTGCCGAGACGTCGACGGCCTACCACCTGAACTTCACCCCGCACGAGGAGGTCTTCCGGCTCACCCGGAAGCGCGACCTGCACACGAGCCGCCGCCGCGCCAGCAGTACGGCGCGCACCGACAGCCGGTTCATCGTCGATGTTCGGCCAGTGCCCAGCGTGCCGGTTCGCTGCGTGACGGTCGACAACCCGGACCACCTGTACCTGGCTGGCCGTGCCATGATCCCCACGCACAACAGCACTGCGAGCATGGACTTCGCCCGCAACGCGGCGATCCGCGCCAACCAGGCGTCGGCGATCTTCTCGCTGGAAATGAGCAAGGTCGAGATCGTCATGCGGCTGCTCTCGGCCGAGGCCCGGGTGCCGCTGCACGTGCTGCGCAGCGGCCAGCTCTCCGACGACGACTGGACGAAGCTCGCCCGGTGCATGGGCGAGATCAGCGAGGCGCCGCTCTTCGTCGACGACACGCCGAGCATGAACCTGATGGAGATCCGGGCCAAGGCGCGCCGGCTCAAGCAGAAGCACGACCTGAAGCTCATCGTCGTCGACTATCTCCAGCTGATGACGTCGCCGAAGCGCACCGAGAGCCGGCAGCAGGAGGTGGCCGACCTGTCGCGTGGCCTCAAGCTGCTGGCCAAGGAGGTCGAATGCCCGGTCATCGCGGTCAGCCAGCTGAACCGTGGCCCGGAGCAACGCACCGACAAGCGCCCGCAATTGTCCGATTTGCGTGAATCGGGATCAATTGAGCAGGATGCAGACGTTGTCATCCTTCTCCACCGCGACGACTACTACGACAAGGAGTCGCCACGAGCTGGGGAGGCGGACTTCATAATCGCCAAGCATCGGAATGGTCCGACTGACACGGTGACGGTCGCGGCGCAACTCCACCTGTCGCGCTTCGTCGACATGGCGATCGTATGAGGCAGACCGGCGCGCGGTTGTCGGCGGCAGCGCGAACTGCGGCCGTCGATCGGGCGCTGGCTGGCGAAAGCCTCACCAACGTTGCGCAGTCCTATGGCATCTCCCGGCAAGCGGTTCGGGGCCTGCTACGACGTCGTGGGATACCGGCACGCGTCACCGGGAAGCTCACGGAGGCGGAGCGGGCTGAGGTCGTCCAGCGCTACCAGGAGGGAGCGACACCGGGTCAACTTGCCCGGGCGTACGGCATCAGCGAGCCCTCTGTGAGGGGACTTGTCCTCCGGCGGGGTGTCGCCCTTCGGCGTATCGTCCACACCCTGCGCCACGATGCCTTCGATGAGTTGACGTCCGACGCCTGCTACTGGATCGGCTTCCTGTTCGCCGACGGGTCGATCAGCTACCGTCCGAAACACATCCCCCAGATCTCAGTGGGTCTCGCGGAGCGGGACCGATCCCACCTTGCCGAACTCCGCGCCTTTCTCGGTTCGACGAGCGCCATCTCGGCGCCGAACCCGACCCATCACTCGTGCCAGTTCTCGTTCCGCTCCGAACGGTTGGCGGATCGGCTCGTCACTCTGGGCCGGTATCGAGGGCCTATCGACGATCAGCTGGTGGCATCGCGCGACTTCTGGCGAGGTGTGGTCGACGGGGACGGCTCAATCGGCATCTACCGCAGACCGGGGGCGACAGCCGCCACTATGCCTCAATTCCGGCTGGTGGGACAGTGCCGTGTCCTTGAGGCGTTCCTCGGCTTCCTGCGTACTCAAGGCATCGGCGGTCCCTCGGTACGACCACACAAGTCGATACACACCGTAGGGACGACGTGTGGTCCGGCGGCGAGAATCATCGAGCTGCTGTACGCCAATGCCACTGTTGCTCTCCCGCGTAAGGCCGCGACCGCCCAACGGGTTCTCATGGCTGCTAGCTCGCGTGGCTCCACCTCGCTGCGATGCCGTCCATGGTCGCCACCGCGACCCGCAACGCGCCCACGCCGGGTCCCGGTGCGTCGGGCAGGTCCAGCACGAGGTCCAGGTGATGGACGACCGCCTCGGTGGTGAGTGTGGCCAGCAGGTCGGGAACCCGCAGCACGTGGCCCTGGGTGGCGACGTGCCCGGCGGAGTCGGCGGCTCCGGCGGCGCGGACGGCGGCGGGCGCCGTGTCCGTCCACAGCCGGACGATGCCGCTGGGCCGTTCGAAGGCGGCGGCGGAGCGGCGGACCCACCAGGCGTGCCGTACGCCTTCGCCGTCGTCGCCGGGAGGAAACGAGCGTCAGTAGCTGACGTCGTCCACGTCGGGCGGGCCGTCAGCGGGGCTGGCGAGCGCGACGAGGGCGCGTTGGGCGTCGCCGACGAGGTGCAGCAGCAGGTCGGCGACGAGCCATCCCCGGCAGCGGGTCGGCCGTTGCAGGTCGGCGTCGTCGAGGTCGACGACGATCCGGGTGATCCCGTCGTACGCCTGCGCCAGCGCGTCGTGCTGCTGCCGGTGGGACGTCATGGGACGCAGCGTCGCACGGGCCGCGCGGCAGCGCACGGGTGCGAGGAAGGGCTGTTCCCCGTCCTCACACCCGTGTGAAGCCCTTCGTCCGGCTCAGCCGAACATCTCGTCGAGGAAGCTCTTGTGCTTCTTCCGCCGGTAGTGGCCGTGGTAGCCGTGGTGCTGCTGCCCGTGCCCGTACGCGGGGGCCGGCGGGTAGCCGTGGGCGGGCGCGGGCGGTGGCGGCACCGCGCCGTAGCCGGGCTGGTGGGGAGCCGGGGCGGGCGGCGGCGGGGGTGGCGGCGGGTAGCCGCCCTGCTGGTGGGCGGGCTGGGCCGGGGCGGGCGCGGCGTGCTGGCGGTTCCAGTTCGCCTCCGCCTCGAACAGCTTCTCCAGCTCACCGCGGTCGAGGAAGATTCCCCGGCACTCGCCGCACTGGTCGATGACGACGCCGCTGCGCTCGTACTGGCGCATTTCTCCGTGACACTTGGGACAGGTGAGGCTCATCACCCGACCGTACCTGGTCTGCTTACGCGGTCGCCTTCAGCGCGTCGATGACCTCGTCGTCGGGGACCTCGTGGAAGTCGTCGTAGTAGGCGCTGACCGCCATGAACTCCGGTGGATGCTGCGGGCAGACGACCTGGTCGGCCTCGGCGGAGAGCATCTCGTACGCCTCCTGCGAGCCGACCGGAACGGCCACGATGACCCGGCGGGCGCCGAGGTGACGGGCGACCTGGACGGCGGCGCGGGCGGTGGCCCCGGTGGCGAGGCCGTCGTCGACGATCACGGCGGTGCGGTCGGTGAGGTCCAGCGGTGGACGGCCGGAGCGGTAGAGGCGTTCGCGCCGCTCCAGCTCGGCCTGCTCGCGCTGGCGGACCTCGGCGATGTCCTCGGGGCCGAGCCGGCTCGCGACCACGTCGTTGAGCACCTGCACACCGCCGGGTCCGAGGGCGCCGAAGGCGACCTCCCGGGCCCAGGGCATGCCGAGCTTGCGGACGACGAGGACATCGAGGGGGGCGCCGAGCCGCTGGGCGATCACCTCGGCCACGGGTACGCCGCCGCGTACCAGGCCGAGGACGATGACGCCCGGGTCGCCGACGAGGGCGGTGAGCCGGTCGGCGAGCATCCGACCCGCCTCGGCCCGGTCTCGGTAGGTGGTCATTCCTCAGGTGTACGCCGTGTCGGCGTCCTCCGCCCGGTGGTTGGCCGATCCCACCGAACCCGCCGGGCGGGCCAGCGCGGGCGCCCAGACCAGGAAGGCCAGCGGGTAGAGCAGGTACCCGAACCGGGTGGAGGGCATGAGCAGGATCGCGGCGAGCAGCCCGTACCCGCAGACGAGCGCCGCGTCGGCGGCGGTGCGGGGCGGGCGGCGGGTGAGCCGGACGGCGATCGCCAGCCCGGCGGCGAGCAGGAGCACGACGGCGAACGCGCGGCCGGCCGGCAGTGCGGTGGCGACGAGGTGGCCGGGGAAGGGTGACTGGGCGGGGCTCGTGACCAGACCGTGGCCGAGTGGGAAGCGGAGCACGTTCTCCACCAGCGCGTCGCGGTCGACGAGCAGCACGGGCAGGAGCGCGGCGACCGGCAGGCCGACGGCGCCGGCGGCCACCCGCCCCCCGGCGCGCCGGGTCGTTCCCCAGATGATCAGGACCAGGGCGACGGGCCACGCGAAGAGTTTGAGCGCGCCGGCCAGGCCGACGGCCACGCCGGCTCGACCCGGCCGGCCGGCGGCGGCGAACGCGAGCGCGAGCAGGCAGAGCGCGAGGACGGGAAGGTCGTCACCGCCGGTGGCGAGGGTGAGCGCGCAGACGGGCAGCACGGTGGCGGCCTGGACGGCACGCAGCAGCGCCGCGTCCCGTCCGCCCGGCGCGCCGGGGACGCCGCTCCGCCGGAGGGTACGCACGGCGAGCGCGAGCGCCGCGGCGGTGGCGAGCGCGAACCACACCCGGGCGTCGGTCCAGGTGGCGTCGACGGCGGCCCGTGGCAGGCCGAAGAGGGCCATGCCCGGCTGGTACGGGGTGTAGCCGAGCAGCTGTTCACCGGGGGGTAGTGCGGCGATCGCGTCGTGCCCGAGGTAGGGGGTGCCGGTGTCGACCAGGCGGTGCCCGGATTCCTCGACGACGATCACCTCCTCCTGTGCCCGGTCGGTACGTCCACCGGCCCGTTCGGTGCTCTGCAGGATCGCCGGGAGCAGGGCGGTGGTGGCCCAGGCGAACGCGGTGACCGCCCAGCGGGCGGAGAGGCCGGTCAGCGGCGAGGCGGGGTGGCGGCGGCGGATCAGGAGCTGAGCGGTGACGGCGAGGCTGGCGAGCAGGTACCCGGCGGCGGCGACCGCGCCCCAGGCCCGGTGCGGGAGCAGCGTGGAGGTCAGTGCGGTGACCGCGGCGAACGCCGCCGAAGCGGCGTACAGGGTCAGGTCGAGGGCGAGGCCGCCGCTGGCGGTGTCGAGGACGCGCCAGCCGCGGCGGCGGACGGTCGGGGCGGCGACGGTCACGCGGGCCAGTCTGGCAGACCCGGCGGCCGGTGGGTCAGGCCGGCTGGTTGCGGCCGCGGGCCGTGGATCGGCGACTGGCGGGCAGGCGTACGACCGCACCGGCGTCGTGGAGCGGCGGCGCCAGCAGGCCGGGGCGGCCGCCGGAGCCGCGCCGCAGGGCGGCCAGCAGCGTGCCGGCGGGCATCGGCCGGGCGAAGAGGTGGCCCTGGCCACCCGTGCAGCCCAGCTCCCACAGGGCGCGGCGCTGCGGTTCGTTCTCCACGCCCTCGGCGACCACGGTGAGGTCGAGGCTGCGCCCCAGATCCAGAGTGGAGCGGATGACGGCGGCGGCTTCGACGGAGCTCTCCATCTCGGTGACGAAGCTGCGGTCGATCTTCAGCTCGTGCACCGGGATGCGGGAGAGCAGCGAGAGGGACGAGTACCCGGTGCCGAAGTCGTCGAGGGCCAGCCGGACGCCTTCGTCGCGGAGCCGGCTGAGCACCCGGTCGACGACGTCGAGCTGGCTGAGGGTGAGCGTCTCGGTGAGTTCCAGAACCAGGCGGTCGGGGGGCAGGTCGTGGGCGCGTAGGCGGGCCAGCACCGAGCCGGGGAAGCGGGCGTCGAGGAGGCTGCGGGGTGACACGTTGACCGCGACCGGCACGTCGAACCCGGCGTCCCGCCAGGTGCCCGCGGCGACGAGCGCCTGGTCGAGGATCGCCTCGGCGAACGCGGGCAGCAGGCCGGAGCGCTCCACGGCCTCGAGGAAACGCAGCGGGTCGATCATGCCGTGGGTCGGGTGGTGCCACCGGGCCAGCGCCTCCGCGCCGGTCACCGCGCCGGTGCCGAGGTCGACGATCGGCTGGAAGTTGACGGTGAACTCCTGGTCCGCCACGGCGCGCGGCAGGTCCCCGCCGAGGGTGAGCCGGGCGACGTCGGCGGTGTCCCGGTTCGGGGCGTACGTGGAGATGCGCTGGCCGGCCCGTTTCGCCTGGTACATCGCGACGTCCGCGCGGCGCAGCAGCTCGGCCATGCCGCCGGTGGCGGGAGCGGCGGCGATGCCGCCGCTCGCCTCGACGCTGATCCGCATGCCGTCGAGGTCGAACGGCTCGTGCAACGTGGTGAGCAGGGCCTCGGCGCGGTGCGCGGCCACCGCCGGGGCCGGCAGCCCGCGCAGGAGTACGGCGAACTCGTCGCCGCCCAGCCTCGCCACCAGGTCGGTGGGCTGGGCGGCACCGCTCAGGCGTTCGGCGACCTGCACGAGCACCTGGTCCCCGGCGGCGTGCCCGAGGGTGTCGTTGACCTCCTTGAAGTGGTTCAGGTCGATCAGGACGAGGGCGGTCACCCCTTCGGCGTGCCGGCCGCTGAGGTGCTCGGTGCCCTGGTCGAGCAGGTGCCGGCGGTTCGCCAGCCCGGTCAGCGCGTCGTGCGTGGCCGCGTACGCGTGCTCGTCGGCGACCCGGGCCAGCTCGGCGTACGCCTGCGCGTTGCGCACCGCCGTGCACAGCGCGGACGCGAAGGTGCGCAGCGTGTACTGCTCGCGTTCGGAGAGCTGCACCGGCCCGCGGAACCGGAGCCGCAGCAGCCCGACGCCGGTGGCCCGGTCGTGGCCCTCCAGCGGGGTGGTCAGCACCGTGCCGTCGACCGTCGTCGGCTCGGCGGCCGGCCCGTCGTAGGTGATCGTGCCGGCCGCGCCGCGTACCGTGCGGTCGCCCTCGCGCAGCTCGATCTCGACCTCGTCGGCGCTGAACAGCTCGGTGGCCTGGGTGACGGCGGTGGTGAGGACCTGGTCGAGGTTGACGACGTTGAGCGCGTCGGTGGTGCGGGCGAGTCGCTGCCACGCCTGCTGCTCGGTGCGAGCCTTGACCCGATTGGAGTAGAGCAGGTGCAGGCTGAGGACCAGCGGCGGCACGGCGAGCAGGAGGCGGTTGTCCATCCGGAGCGTCAGGACCGTGCCCACGACGACCAGGAGCCGTGCCAAGGCATCGGTCAGACGGAGGTCCCAGTCCTGGCGGAAGAGCGAGCCGAGTGATGTGCCGGTGGCCATGGCGATAACTGGCAGCGTGATCAGCTCGTCGATCACCACGGCTGCCAGGTAGGCGATGGCCAGGGGCGCGATCACGGAGTACAGGCCGTCGCCACCGAGGTAACTGGCGGTGCCGTGCAGGACCGCGCCGGCTGCAGCCGCCACGACCATGTTCTTTCCGACCCCGAACAGCGCCTTGAAGGGTGGGATCCGGGTCAGGGCCGTGCCGACCGCGACGCCGATCCCCGTCGCCACCACGACGAGCGAGGTCGGAGCGAGAGCGAGGCCGATCATGATCGCTGTCTCGGTCCAGGCGATGTAGTGCTGTGTCGCGCGGATCCGTATGCGGACCTTGACGGTGAACCCGAGCGCCACGAGGAATGTCAGTGCCGCGCCGACGACCGCTGTGTCCCGTACCGGGTTGCGGACGAGGGAGGCTACCGAGACCAGCGCGGCTGCGCTCGCAAGCACGACGACGAGACCGACTAGCAGCCGTAGCCGCCGATCGGTCCCGGTCCGTCGAGCTTGTGGAGCCACCCAACGTCCTCGCGTCGACACTGAGAGGGCTTACGCTCCGCAAGACTACTGTGATTCCGCCACATGAAGTAGGTGGCTCAGCCCCATTCGTGCGAGTTCATTTCGACCCCCAGCGGTAGTGATTGCTGTGCGGAGGTCAGCTTAAGCGGCTTAGCGCCACCTTTCGGCCGATAAATGTCTTTATATGCAAAATAAGCCAATACGATGACAGATCGCTACGATCCGTCCCTGCCCGCTAACCCGATGCTCAAGATGTGGGGGTGCCCTATGAGTGCCACAGGGGAGATCCGGTAAGGCCTCGTTAGCAGTGTGACGGCCTCGCCTCGCCTTTTCATCAATGGTTCGGACTGAGGTGTTAGCGGTCGGGCGGTGCTGCCAATCGGTGCGGCAATCACTACCAAGCAGGACATTTCAATCATGTTTTCGCGGTAACTAAACTTCGGAACATGACGTCATGAATGTCGGCACGCGGAGTTGAGGCTCTTGGAGATTCACGTTCTCGGCGGGCTGTCGGTGCGAGTCTCGTCGGGCGACGTCCACCTCGGAACACCGAAGCAACAGACGGTCCTGGCGATGCTGGTAACCGCACCCGAACATCTGGTGACGATTGACGAACTGGTCGATGAGGTGTGGGGTGCGCAGCCACCCCGATCCGCCGTACCGAACGTTCGCACCTATGCCGCCAACCTCCGCCGAACCCTCCAGGGACTCGACTCCGCCGGTGCGCTCATCGTCCGGAAGGGGGATGCGTACCGCTTGCACCTCGGGCGGTGCGAGCTGGATCTCATTCGGTTCACTGCCGAATGCGAGGAGGCCCAGGCCCTGATCGGCCGGCACGACCGGGAGTCCGCCGCGAACCTCCTGGCCCGGGCGGTCCGCCGATGGCGGAGCCGGATGCTCGCCGGAGTTCCCCTCGGACCGATTCTCTCCGCGCGCGTGGCTGCTGCGGAGGAGCAGCGGCTGCGCGCCACGGAACTTCTCGCGCAGCTGTGGATCGAGTTGCAGCGACACGAGCAGGCCGTGCCCGCGTTGCGCGAGGTCCTGGTGCGTGATCCGCTACGCGAATCGACCCACGCGCTGCTCGTCCGGGCGCTGCACCTTCGCGGTGATCGGGCGGCGGCGCTCGACGCGTACGAGGCCGCCCGGACCGTGCTCGAGGAGCAGCTGGGTGTCGTGCCCGGCGCGGAACTCCAGCGGGTGCGCGAACTTCTTCGCGACCCGCCCGCAGCTGGCCGACGGGTTCCACCGGCCATCGGTGTACCAGGCCCGGTGAACCCGGTCGGTGGGGTGAGCGGAGAGCGGGTGGACGCGTCGCCCAACTGGCTGCCGCGGCCCGTGCCGCAGTTCATCGGGCGCGGCGAGACGGTCAATCGGCTGCTGGCCGAGACCAGCCGAATCGAGAAGCAGATGTCCCCGGTGCATGTCATCGACGGTATGGCCGGCAGCGGGAAGACCACGACCGCCGTGCATGCGGCCCGGCTGCTCGCACCGCGCTACCCGGACGCCGCCCTCTTCATCGACCTGCGGGGACACGAAGGTTCGGGTGCGATCGACGCCACCGCCGCAATGGGGGTCCTCCTTCGGCAGCTCGGCGTGCCAGCCGGTCGAATACCGTCCGACCGGGACCTGCGTGTCGAGCTCTGGCGTCGTGAGCTCGCCGGCCGGCGCAGCATCGTGGTCCTCGACAACGCCGCCAGCGCCGACCAGGTCGCACCTCTCCTGCCGGTGACTCCCGGAACCCTGGTGATCGTCACGTCT
This region includes:
- the rplI gene encoding 50S ribosomal protein L9, translating into MKIILTQEVSGLGTPGDIVEVKDGYGRNYLLPQGFAIAWTKGAEKQVTLIKRARSAREIRDLGHANEVKGQLEGLKVTLKARAGDGGRLFGSVTPTEVVDAVKAAGGPTLDRRRLELPGHIKSTGSYPVKIKLHPEVTATFNLTVAQG
- the dnaB gene encoding replicative DNA helicase, which translates into the protein MRADPRSGGQPPAPAQRDGQFEKTPPQDIAAEQCVLGGMLLSKDAIADVVEILKSNDFYRPIHATIFDTILEIYGRGEPADSITVAAALADSGDLVRIGGAPYLHTLIASVPTAANAAYYARIVSERAVLRRLVEAGTRIVQLGYGTAAGGSRDVDDIVDLAQQAVYDVTERRVSEDFAVLADMLQPTLDEIEAVGAQGGVMTGVPTGFTDLDRLLNGLHAGQLIIVAGRPGLGKALALDTPLPTPDGWTTMGEVKVGDHLLDAEGRPTRVTAAFEVRHDRLCYEVEFSDGSVIVADAEHLWKTTTRDGRRSATAPRQPHWSAPAIDGLREAHHASTDGQTRTVAELVDPVGAEFVHTARRVARNLRHSTRRGGGGAGRARSARAYPARELYGALLHRVGRWREAMTAVERTDVVTTAQIRDTLRTPTADRRLNHAVKNAKPLQLPARDLPVPPYTLGAWLGDGHRAGSRALGALNNRHIPQEYLRASEQQRRALLAGLLDTHGTVTPTGDVQYTTTSQVLAEDVHELVVSLGYRCSISRKPVRGRTAETSTAYHLNFTPHEEVFRLTRKRDLHTSRRRASSTARTDSRFIVDVRPVPSVPVRCVTVDNPDHLYLAGRAMIPTHNSTASMDFARNAAIRANQASAIFSLEMSKVEIVMRLLSAEARVPLHVLRSGQLSDDDWTKLARCMGEISEAPLFVDDTPSMNLMEIRAKARRLKQKHDLKLIVVDYLQLMTSPKRTESRQQEVADLSRGLKLLAKEVECPVIAVSQLNRGPEQRTDKRPQLSDLRESGSIEQDADVVILLHRDDYYDKESPRAGEADFIIAKHRNGPTDTVTVAAQLHLSRFVDMAIV
- a CDS encoding maleylpyruvate isomerase N-terminal domain-containing protein, with the protein product MTSHRQQHDALAQAYDGITRIVVDLDDADLQRPTRCRGWLVADLLLHLVGDAQRALVALASPADGPPDVDDVSY
- a CDS encoding zf-TFIIB domain-containing protein gives rise to the protein MMSLTCPKCHGEMRQYERSGVVIDQCGECRGIFLDRGELEKLFEAEANWNRQHAAPAPAQPAHQQGGYPPPPPPPPAPAPHQPGYGAVPPPPAPAHGYPPAPAYGHGQQHHGYHGHYRRKKHKSFLDEMFG
- a CDS encoding phosphoribosyltransferase, which encodes MTTYRDRAEAGRMLADRLTALVGDPGVIVLGLVRGGVPVAEVIAQRLGAPLDVLVVRKLGMPWAREVAFGALGPGGVQVLNDVVASRLGPEDIAEVRQREQAELERRERLYRSGRPPLDLTDRTAVIVDDGLATGATARAAVQVARHLGARRVIVAVPVGSQEAYEMLSAEADQVVCPQHPPEFMAVSAYYDDFHEVPDDEVIDALKATA
- a CDS encoding glycosyltransferase 87 family protein, with the translated sequence MTVAAPTVRRRGWRVLDTASGGLALDLTLYAASAAFAAVTALTSTLLPHRAWGAVAAAGYLLASLAVTAQLLIRRRHPASPLTGLSARWAVTAFAWATTALLPAILQSTERAGGRTDRAQEEVIVVEESGHRLVDTGTPYLGHDAIAALPPGEQLLGYTPYQPGMALFGLPRAAVDATWTDARVWFALATAAALALAVRTLRRSGVPGAPGGRDAALLRAVQAATVLPVCALTLATGGDDLPVLALCLLALAFAAAGRPGRAGVAVGLAGALKLFAWPVALVLIIWGTTRRAGGRVAAGAVGLPVAALLPVLLVDRDALVENVLRFPLGHGLVTSPAQSPFPGHLVATALPAGRAFAVVLLLAAGLAIAVRLTRRPPRTAADAALVCGYGLLAAILLMPSTRFGYLLYPLAFLVWAPALARPAGSVGSANHRAEDADTAYT